A window from Fibrobacter sp. UWB11 encodes these proteins:
- a CDS encoding bifunctional 2-polyprenyl-6-hydroxyphenol methylase/3-demethylubiquinol 3-O-methyltransferase UbiG, whose protein sequence is MYRNKIRYDVATLVPQDAKSVLEIGAGAGMNYVIYPKDSYKVAIEPEERTDAQTIDKVPGGFNEYHHGFYEQYTEDRKFDLVVMCDVLEHVNDPVDLINFCKKHLNPDGHILVSLPNFICIENLLKIIITRDFRYFKPDEGEHALGVLDINHKTFWTKKSFVRFAKENGLEVERIVGIRKQLKFMPNLLSHSYFIPFQYGFLTKLKK, encoded by the coding sequence ATGTATCGCAATAAGATTCGTTATGATGTAGCTACGCTTGTTCCCCAAGATGCCAAGAGCGTCCTTGAAATTGGGGCTGGCGCCGGAATGAATTATGTTATCTATCCCAAGGATTCTTACAAGGTCGCCATTGAGCCCGAAGAACGTACCGATGCGCAGACCATTGACAAGGTTCCCGGTGGATTCAATGAATATCATCATGGATTCTACGAGCAGTACACCGAAGACCGCAAGTTTGACTTGGTTGTCATGTGCGATGTTCTGGAACATGTGAATGATCCGGTGGACTTGATTAATTTCTGCAAAAAGCACTTGAATCCGGATGGCCATATTCTTGTGTCGCTTCCGAACTTTATTTGCATCGAAAATCTCCTCAAGATTATTATTACAAGGGATTTCCGCTACTTCAAGCCGGATGAAGGCGAACATGCGCTTGGCGTTCTCGATATCAACCACAAGACGTTCTGGACCAAAAAAAGCTTTGTGCGCTTTGCTAAAGAAAACGGTCTTGAAGTGGAACGTATTGTGGGTATCCGTAAGCAGCTCAAATTCATGCCGAACTTGTTGAGCCATTCTTACTTTATCCCGTTCCAGTACGGATTCTTGACAAAACTCAAGAAATAG
- a CDS encoding glycosyltransferase family 1 protein yields MINTANDTAHKIAHKVAIDARMVNKSGIGTCIQHWLKDVGYNIALGDPKELELYDNVPKHIPFISSIYGYKEQLRFPYRALYREKPEILHVPHCNIPLFYRGKMLVTIHDLTHLIYPEFLPFKLVHLYFKFIFWFVSKRADKIITVSESTKRDLLRFYKMDESKITVIPLGVGKEFVKKTPSEIDYLYEKFNIPRDKKILLYVGNLLPHKNQNTLLEGFAQMKGKEDCRLVLVGKAFDGRSKETCEKELGIESLTIHAGMVSQEDLVSFYNLADLFVLPSLYEGFGLPVLEALACGTPVICSNTSSLPEVGGNVAKYFDPKSAESIARALENSIDDKGKYDAEIKEWVSNFTWEKCAEKIRRVATELAESHK; encoded by the coding sequence ATGATCAATACTGCCAACGATACCGCCCATAAAATTGCCCATAAGGTTGCAATAGACGCCCGCATGGTCAACAAGTCCGGTATTGGCACATGTATCCAGCATTGGCTCAAGGATGTGGGCTACAATATTGCCCTTGGCGACCCCAAGGAACTAGAACTTTACGACAACGTTCCAAAGCACATTCCCTTTATCAGTAGCATTTACGGCTACAAGGAACAGCTGAGATTTCCCTACCGAGCACTCTACCGCGAAAAGCCCGAAATATTGCATGTTCCGCACTGCAACATACCGTTATTCTACCGCGGCAAGATGCTAGTGACCATCCACGATCTCACACATTTAATCTACCCCGAATTCTTGCCTTTCAAGCTAGTCCATCTCTACTTTAAGTTCATCTTTTGGTTTGTAAGCAAACGCGCCGACAAGATAATTACCGTTTCAGAAAGCACAAAACGCGACCTGTTGCGGTTCTACAAGATGGATGAATCCAAGATAACGGTTATTCCCCTTGGCGTTGGCAAGGAATTTGTCAAAAAAACGCCTAGCGAAATCGACTACCTGTACGAGAAATTCAATATTCCCCGCGACAAGAAAATCTTGCTCTACGTCGGGAATCTGCTCCCGCACAAGAACCAGAACACGCTCTTGGAAGGTTTTGCCCAAATGAAAGGCAAAGAAGACTGCAGGCTAGTGCTCGTCGGGAAGGCTTTTGATGGTCGCTCCAAAGAGACTTGCGAAAAAGAACTCGGAATCGAAAGCCTCACAATCCATGCGGGAATGGTTTCGCAAGAAGACTTGGTCAGTTTTTATAACCTCGCCGACCTCTTTGTATTGCCCTCGCTGTACGAAGGGTTCGGTCTCCCAGTGCTAGAAGCGCTTGCCTGCGGAACTCCCGTCATCTGCTCCAACACATCGTCGCTCCCCGAAGTCGGCGGAAATGTCGCCAAGTATTTTGACCCGAAATCTGCCGAAAGCATCGCCCGCGCCCTCGAAAATTCCATTGATGACAAGGGCAAATACGATGCTGAAATCAAGGAATGGGTCAGCAATTTTACTTGGGAAAAATGTGCCGAAAAAATTAGGCGAGTCGCCACTGAACTCGCCGAATCACATAAATAG
- a CDS encoding LamG-like jellyroll fold domain-containing protein, translating to MSGKMVKWLSGSLIAMGAFVVGCSESNSSTPFAETTNDGVYMKNDVKQMWARIDERGSIASYFDSLSKEEGAPAIGVSTRSNVRCAAPALQMDDNTRYLDELETLFDEGEQVEGVCGKALKLSDGQVAPLGVNLIDSMSVGTVEFWFRPNADFFDKNARTLLGNDGARIHFFYKGGELFFQKNHHNQHYYVNGKAALKDDWNLIAGQWGDGYMSLWLNGELVGYWEHDKGYVPAQRAIPFENLVVIGYKSSCCMEGPGQYESMTTSGSFDQFRISNIARYALPDSLIAKDTTEEKKETPEVVPEKKEEERTCKASALKMDDNTLYLDELESDYESGTLVDGVCGKAVSLKDGENIQTGINLIDEMAAGTVEFWFRPSDEFDLNTARTLLGNDGARLHFFVKNGELIFQKNHPDIHYYVKGAVTLKKDWNLIAGQWGDGYMSLWVNGEMVASKVHAEGYAPSTRSYEFENLIVIGYKSWCCMEGPGQHSSMTTSGDFDQLRISNIPRYEVKVEEQKQEEKDSVKILVPIDVDTTVVKIDSIAGNDTTIAVVDSPVVDTTESK from the coding sequence ATGAGCGGTAAAATGGTTAAATGGCTTTCAGGTTCCCTGATAGCGATGGGAGCATTCGTTGTTGGATGCTCCGAGTCCAATTCTTCGACCCCATTTGCGGAAACCACAAATGACGGTGTTTACATGAAGAATGATGTGAAGCAGATGTGGGCTCGAATCGATGAACGTGGCAGTATCGCCAGTTACTTCGATTCCCTTTCAAAGGAGGAAGGTGCCCCGGCTATTGGCGTTTCGACACGTTCTAACGTTCGTTGCGCAGCCCCTGCTCTCCAGATGGACGATAACACGCGTTATCTCGACGAACTTGAAACCCTCTTTGACGAAGGTGAACAGGTAGAAGGTGTTTGCGGTAAGGCTCTCAAGTTGAGCGACGGTCAGGTTGCTCCGCTTGGCGTGAATTTGATTGATTCTATGAGTGTTGGAACAGTCGAATTCTGGTTCCGCCCGAACGCAGATTTCTTTGACAAGAATGCAAGAACGCTTCTTGGCAACGATGGCGCCAGAATCCATTTCTTCTACAAGGGAGGGGAGCTATTCTTCCAGAAGAATCATCACAACCAGCATTACTATGTAAACGGTAAGGCTGCGTTGAAGGATGACTGGAACTTGATCGCTGGTCAGTGGGGAGACGGCTACATGAGCTTGTGGCTGAACGGCGAACTTGTCGGTTACTGGGAGCACGATAAGGGTTATGTGCCTGCCCAGCGCGCCATTCCGTTCGAAAACCTCGTGGTGATTGGTTACAAGTCCAGTTGCTGCATGGAAGGTCCGGGCCAATACGAATCTATGACGACATCGGGTTCTTTCGACCAGTTCCGTATTTCGAATATCGCTCGTTACGCCTTGCCGGATTCTTTGATTGCTAAGGATACTACGGAGGAAAAGAAGGAGACTCCGGAAGTAGTACCAGAGAAGAAGGAAGAAGAAAGAACCTGCAAGGCGTCAGCTCTTAAGATGGACGACAATACCCTCTATTTGGACGAACTTGAATCCGATTATGAATCAGGAACGTTGGTAGATGGTGTTTGCGGCAAGGCGGTTTCCTTGAAGGATGGCGAAAACATCCAGACGGGTATCAACTTGATTGATGAAATGGCTGCTGGTACCGTAGAATTCTGGTTCCGCCCGAGTGACGAATTCGACCTGAATACTGCACGTACTCTTCTCGGTAACGATGGTGCCCGTCTCCATTTCTTTGTGAAGAACGGCGAACTCATTTTCCAGAAGAATCATCCGGACATCCATTACTATGTTAAGGGTGCTGTTACGCTCAAGAAGGATTGGAACCTGATTGCCGGCCAGTGGGGCGATGGCTACATGAGCCTCTGGGTCAACGGCGAAATGGTTGCAAGTAAGGTTCATGCTGAAGGTTATGCTCCGTCTACCCGTTCGTATGAATTCGAAAATCTCATTGTGATCGGTTATAAGTCTTGGTGCTGCATGGAAGGCCCGGGTCAACATTCTTCGATGACGACTTCCGGTGATTTCGACCAACTCAGAATTTCTAACATCCCGCGATACGAAGTGAAGGTGGAAGAACAAAAGCAAGAAGAAAAGGACTCGGTTAAGATTCTTGTCCCTATCGATGTTGATACTACTGTTGTGAAGATTGACTCTATTGCTGGTAATGATACTACCATAGCAGTGGTTGACTCTCCTGTGGTTGATACTACGGAATCTAAGTAG
- the dnaE gene encoding DNA polymerase III subunit alpha: MAFVHLQTHSEFSILQASARLDDILAAAAAENAPAVALTDHGAMFGILEIQTRGKDLNKKRKEQGLPPVKTVYGCHIYVDTPSASQKDPTTFERLTLLVENEKGYYNLLRIVSYRYEDGDRWAEIPSVPLDTIEQFKEGIIAIAGDFFSRYGQNVASGRDSLALEYMDRLNQIFDHDHLYISVCDNGIPQQKRVNEFNVELAKKYGREVVAVGDVHYIKPEDATAHKILRCISLKVTLNGFEDKRFPTEKFYFRSEKEMVELFGHIPGAIENTVKIAERCNFTVKTGIGDEFWPRFKIPDEFLSSDEYQNIKSIMKAEYDAEYPVVYEREIKGVIKDRKKKVKANYCTEKGIAEDALTDADNAEIDRLSQPEFFDEDDQKALKKNVHRWCKPGGDADIYITHLCNERLKWRFPDEDFKFPAHETNVGKRMYKELNCIRNMNVAGYLLIVWDFINWSREHGIPVGPGRGSAAGSLVTYIIGITDIDPLTFDLLFERFLNPERVSMPDIDTDFADRDRGRVIQYVTDKYGKECVGQIITYGMLKSKAVITDVARVLGIPPAEAKGITKLFPQRTLNFSLKQAWTGKDKKGNNLEDGYSPEPLQAMIGSRASYQNLWDVAKRLEDLPRQTGVHACGVVITPTPIYNLAPLYRAAPEDTPVVMYDKHYAEDIGLLKMDFLGLINLSIIQDTVKMVEQNRNIKLVMNKIPIDDKATFELLGKGLTTTVFQFESPGMQKYLRELKPTRIFDLIAMNALYRPGPIDQIPHFIARKNGKEEIDCYHPDLEQVLGETYGVIVYQEQVMKLAQILGGYSLGGADNIRRIMAKKMPEKMAKLEPEFFQKCLDKGYDKAMIQKVWDAVLPFCGYAFNKSHAAAYAYVAYQTAYLKTHYGPEYMAASMTSKMGKTEDTVTIILECKRLGIEVLSPNINTSLGVFSANTKGQILYGLAGIRNVGIAVVEDVVAERERRGIYKDIFDFCKRVTEYQAAQPEKRPPLNKKVLECLIMAGALDDLPGSRAVQCATVDRALEVAMRSQEDKVKGQVSLFDLGGAAAMPNTAEVLEEAEEWTAMEMLNKERSVLGLFLSGHPLDEFRPELMGFTSCSLSEDEIVRHVGETVVAGGVVIRMRSIETKRGDTIGSGAIQDFHGEVEMFFKKDVWERLRDTVSIDDRVLVKGVLEQQRDRDGYQIIVEEVIQLDRVRCDMVSHIHVSLYSGMLTDEFLDKLEVEMKTNLADEYTRGCEFVFHLETESGYEHVVLLKKYKVVYTQELLQWLRTDLGALKVWVSNRAKR; encoded by the coding sequence ATGGCGTTCGTTCATTTACAGACTCATTCTGAATTTTCGATTTTGCAGGCTTCGGCCCGACTTGATGATATTTTGGCGGCTGCCGCAGCAGAAAATGCACCTGCCGTTGCGTTGACGGACCATGGTGCCATGTTTGGAATTTTGGAAATCCAGACACGCGGAAAAGATTTGAACAAAAAGCGTAAGGAACAGGGACTTCCACCGGTCAAGACCGTTTATGGTTGCCATATTTACGTGGATACGCCGAGTGCAAGCCAGAAAGATCCTACGACTTTTGAACGATTGACGCTCCTTGTCGAAAACGAAAAGGGCTATTACAACCTGCTCCGCATCGTGAGTTACCGTTACGAAGATGGGGACCGCTGGGCAGAAATTCCGTCTGTGCCGCTGGATACGATTGAGCAGTTCAAGGAAGGTATTATCGCTATTGCAGGCGATTTCTTTAGCCGCTATGGGCAGAATGTAGCTTCGGGGCGCGATTCACTTGCGCTCGAATACATGGACCGCCTGAATCAGATTTTTGACCACGACCATCTGTACATTTCTGTTTGCGATAACGGGATTCCGCAGCAAAAGCGCGTGAATGAATTCAACGTGGAACTCGCAAAGAAGTATGGGCGAGAAGTGGTTGCGGTGGGCGATGTCCATTACATCAAGCCCGAAGATGCCACTGCGCACAAGATTTTGCGTTGCATTTCGCTCAAGGTCACGCTGAACGGTTTCGAGGACAAGCGCTTCCCCACCGAAAAGTTCTATTTCCGCTCTGAGAAAGAAATGGTGGAACTGTTCGGGCACATCCCGGGCGCTATCGAAAATACGGTCAAGATTGCCGAACGCTGTAACTTTACCGTGAAAACCGGTATCGGTGACGAGTTCTGGCCGCGTTTCAAGATTCCCGATGAGTTCCTTTCTTCGGACGAATACCAGAATATCAAATCCATCATGAAGGCGGAATACGATGCGGAATATCCGGTCGTTTACGAGCGTGAAATCAAGGGTGTCATCAAGGATCGCAAAAAGAAGGTCAAGGCAAATTACTGTACCGAGAAGGGTATTGCCGAAGATGCGCTGACCGATGCGGACAATGCCGAAATCGACCGCTTGTCGCAGCCGGAATTTTTTGATGAAGATGACCAGAAAGCTTTGAAGAAGAATGTGCATCGCTGGTGCAAACCGGGGGGCGATGCCGACATTTACATCACGCATCTTTGCAATGAACGCTTAAAGTGGCGATTCCCCGACGAAGATTTCAAGTTCCCGGCTCACGAAACGAACGTGGGCAAGCGCATGTACAAGGAACTCAACTGTATCCGCAACATGAACGTGGCGGGCTACTTGCTCATTGTGTGGGACTTCATCAACTGGTCTCGTGAACACGGCATTCCCGTGGGCCCGGGGCGTGGTTCTGCTGCTGGTTCCTTGGTCACTTACATCATCGGTATTACCGACATCGACCCGCTTACTTTTGACCTCCTTTTTGAACGATTCCTGAACCCGGAACGTGTGTCCATGCCGGATATCGATACGGACTTTGCGGACCGTGACCGCGGTCGCGTGATCCAGTACGTGACGGACAAGTATGGCAAGGAGTGCGTGGGCCAGATTATTACCTATGGTATGCTCAAGTCGAAGGCGGTGATTACGGACGTTGCGCGCGTGCTCGGGATTCCGCCTGCCGAAGCGAAGGGCATTACAAAGCTCTTCCCGCAGCGCACGTTGAACTTTAGCTTAAAGCAGGCCTGGACGGGTAAGGACAAGAAGGGCAATAACCTGGAAGACGGTTACAGCCCGGAACCGTTGCAGGCGATGATTGGCAGCCGTGCAAGCTACCAGAACCTTTGGGACGTTGCCAAAAGACTTGAAGATTTGCCGCGCCAGACGGGCGTGCATGCTTGCGGCGTGGTGATTACGCCGACTCCGATTTACAACCTTGCTCCTTTGTACCGTGCAGCTCCGGAAGATACGCCGGTGGTGATGTACGATAAGCACTACGCCGAAGACATCGGACTTTTGAAGATGGACTTCCTTGGGCTTATCAACTTGTCCATCATTCAAGATACGGTGAAGATGGTCGAACAGAACCGCAACATCAAGCTTGTGATGAACAAGATTCCGATTGATGACAAGGCTACGTTCGAACTTTTGGGCAAGGGCCTTACGACGACGGTGTTCCAGTTCGAATCTCCGGGTATGCAGAAGTACCTGCGCGAACTGAAGCCGACACGAATCTTTGACCTTATCGCTATGAACGCCCTGTACCGACCGGGGCCGATTGACCAGATTCCGCACTTCATTGCCCGTAAGAACGGCAAGGAAGAGATTGACTGCTATCATCCGGACTTGGAACAGGTGCTTGGCGAAACGTATGGCGTTATCGTGTACCAGGAACAGGTGATGAAGCTCGCTCAAATTTTGGGTGGCTACTCGCTGGGCGGCGCTGACAATATTCGCCGTATCATGGCTAAGAAGATGCCGGAAAAGATGGCAAAACTCGAACCGGAGTTCTTCCAGAAGTGCTTGGACAAGGGCTACGACAAGGCCATGATCCAGAAGGTCTGGGATGCCGTGCTTCCGTTCTGCGGATACGCATTTAACAAGAGCCATGCTGCTGCTTATGCTTACGTGGCTTACCAGACGGCGTACCTCAAGACGCATTACGGTCCGGAATACATGGCCGCATCCATGACTTCCAAGATGGGCAAGACCGAAGATACGGTGACCATCATTTTGGAATGTAAGCGCCTCGGCATCGAAGTCTTGTCGCCGAACATCAATACGTCTTTGGGCGTGTTCTCTGCCAATACGAAGGGCCAAATTCTTTACGGTCTCGCGGGTATCCGCAACGTGGGTATCGCTGTCGTCGAAGACGTTGTAGCGGAACGCGAACGCCGTGGCATTTACAAGGATATCTTTGATTTCTGCAAGCGCGTGACGGAATACCAGGCGGCGCAGCCGGAAAAACGTCCGCCGCTCAACAAGAAGGTCTTGGAATGTTTGATTATGGCGGGCGCCTTGGATGATTTGCCGGGGAGTCGTGCTGTGCAATGCGCTACGGTGGACCGCGCTTTGGAAGTTGCTATGCGCAGTCAGGAAGACAAGGTGAAGGGGCAGGTATCGCTCTTTGATTTGGGTGGTGCTGCAGCCATGCCGAATACGGCCGAAGTCTTGGAAGAAGCCGAAGAATGGACGGCCATGGAAATGCTCAACAAGGAACGCAGCGTGCTTGGGCTATTCCTTTCGGGCCATCCGCTTGATGAGTTCCGTCCCGAACTGATGGGCTTTACGAGTTGCTCGCTTTCGGAGGACGAAATCGTGCGCCATGTGGGCGAAACGGTCGTTGCTGGTGGCGTGGTTATCCGCATGCGTTCCATCGAAACAAAGCGCGGCGATACGATTGGCTCGGGCGCTATCCAGGACTTCCATGGTGAAGTTGAAATGTTCTTCAAGAAGGATGTGTGGGAACGTTTGCGCGATACGGTCTCGATTGATGACCGTGTGCTTGTGAAGGGCGTGCTTGAACAGCAGCGTGACCGCGATGGTTACCAAATTATCGTCGAAGAAGTTATCCAGCTTGACCGCGTCCGCTGCGATATGGTAAGCCATATTCACGTATCGCTTTACTCGGGAATGCTTACAGACGAGTTCTTGGACAAGCTTGAAGTCGAAATGAAGACCAATTTGGCCGATGAATACACCCGAGGATGCGAATTTGTGTTCCATTTGGAGACAGAATCGGGTTACGAGCATGTCGTTCTCTTAAAAAAATATAAAGTTGTATATACTCAGGAATTGTTGCAGTGGCTCAGGACCGATTTGGGTGCACTGAAGGTTTGGGTATCGAATCGTGCAAAACGTTAA
- a CDS encoding lipid-A-disaccharide synthase, with amino-acid sequence MQNVNEDNSPYILFCAGEDSGDMIGAEMVATAVDLGFKVIGVGGPLMQEKGLLPLWDYNDLPVSGMGDVVPKYFSLKNIFEVLSDAAESKKCLGIIAIDYPGFNMRLASLAKKWGKPMLYVAPPQVWAWKSKRASVFKQASNIRLAVFFDIEALAYKRMGCETIRLKHPITSWKFDCVEPKSDMLLLPGSRRASALRNLPSFITVAEKYRNVWAENNMGPIPDVVVVASREHLEVPLLVALEKLYDGRLPSWLKVVVAPKRLSDRLNFYSAYSAALTSFGTSTLEMACAGIPFAACVVPDFLTYAMGKILVKSEFLSLPNAIFGCGVTPEFIIRHKMNDRMAESIVDALFQQDIGTVDEIAIRLRKILDVGKTSSELVSEFLAQFLKR; translated from the coding sequence GTGCAAAACGTTAACGAAGATAATTCTCCTTATATCCTCTTCTGTGCAGGAGAGGATTCCGGCGACATGATTGGTGCCGAGATGGTCGCGACCGCGGTTGACCTTGGTTTTAAGGTTATTGGTGTCGGCGGACCGTTGATGCAGGAGAAAGGGCTTCTTCCCTTGTGGGATTACAACGATCTCCCTGTTTCGGGAATGGGCGATGTGGTTCCAAAGTATTTTTCGTTAAAGAATATTTTTGAAGTTTTGAGTGATGCCGCGGAATCGAAAAAGTGCTTGGGCATCATCGCTATCGATTATCCGGGTTTTAACATGCGACTTGCTTCCCTTGCTAAAAAGTGGGGGAAACCCATGCTTTATGTGGCGCCTCCGCAAGTGTGGGCATGGAAATCCAAGCGGGCTAGTGTGTTCAAGCAGGCAAGCAATATTCGTTTGGCTGTGTTCTTTGACATCGAAGCTCTTGCTTACAAGCGGATGGGGTGCGAAACGATTCGACTCAAGCATCCGATAACGAGTTGGAAGTTCGATTGTGTGGAACCTAAATCCGACATGTTACTTTTGCCGGGAAGCCGCCGTGCGAGTGCTTTGCGCAATTTGCCCTCGTTTATTACGGTTGCCGAAAAATACCGTAACGTGTGGGCTGAAAATAACATGGGCCCGATTCCAGATGTTGTCGTTGTGGCTTCAAGAGAACATTTGGAAGTTCCGCTATTGGTGGCGCTCGAAAAACTTTATGACGGACGTTTGCCGAGTTGGTTAAAAGTTGTGGTGGCTCCGAAACGTTTAAGTGACCGATTGAATTTTTATTCGGCATATTCGGCCGCGCTCACTTCATTTGGAACGAGTACGCTTGAAATGGCGTGTGCCGGAATTCCGTTTGCTGCATGCGTTGTGCCGGATTTCTTGACATATGCGATGGGAAAAATCTTGGTCAAGTCCGAATTCCTGTCGCTCCCGAATGCCATTTTCGGCTGCGGTGTGACTCCGGAATTTATCATTCGCCATAAGATGAACGATCGAATGGCTGAATCTATTGTTGATGCGTTGTTCCAGCAAGATATCGGAACCGTAGACGAAATTGCAATCCGTCTACGTAAAATTCTGGATGTCGGTAAGACCTCTAGCGAACTAGTGTCTGAATTTCTTGCTCAGTTCCTCAAGCGTTAA
- the mutL gene encoding DNA mismatch repair endonuclease MutL, which translates to MAEIHLLSDEIINKIAAGEVIERPASAVKELIENAIDAGATRIQVQIEQGGKKKIQVTDNGKGMGSADLELCFLRHTTSKLTNADDLFHLQTNGFRGEAVASIAAVSKLTITSATQDGESGRIVVKGGEVIEREDIQTSRGTTFLVEDLFYNTPVRRTFLGSETSECSRILDIVLKTAISHPEIRFDYKVGDRTVFTGVPGELRSRIAEAIGSKVAKSLLPVDYTEAGVHVSGYISPTTETNGKRNHQFLFMRNRPIENKMVSKAVSQAYEPYGAQCKPVTVLFLDMPDMEFDINVHPAKREVRFANGNLVFLVVTHAIRDTFTRDLEANSPFIDLSDELMGGPAAAPQTTPMRSTMAETPAQPSFASPAAPTQPQNDLPWENPFAKTNYAGITPANTSANKPYAKSASAANTLSDKKSKYDVSDDVQDLFSLPEYGKIISLEPDHTKPEPPRETPWAPPSFFQIANTYIAGEDSNGLLIIDQHAAHTRVLFEQAMESLQNNIAQDSQELLFPELIDLSKQEKEIFRNVDDQLRKLGFFVEPFGGDTFQIRSIPSALPLSRAAKAVHDFLNDVDENDTKNDMVKFQEAIAKSWAKTNAYQAGDKLKPEEITALVSQLMITQDPLKSPFGSPTLMRLTLEELSKKFRH; encoded by the coding sequence ATGGCTGAAATTCACCTTTTATCCGACGAAATCATCAATAAAATTGCTGCTGGCGAGGTCATAGAACGTCCAGCATCGGCTGTTAAGGAACTTATTGAGAATGCAATTGACGCCGGAGCAACCCGAATTCAAGTCCAAATTGAACAAGGTGGAAAGAAAAAAATCCAAGTTACAGACAACGGTAAAGGCATGGGTAGTGCCGACCTGGAACTCTGTTTTTTGCGCCACACTACATCCAAACTAACAAATGCAGACGACTTATTTCACCTCCAGACAAATGGTTTTCGCGGTGAAGCAGTCGCCTCTATTGCCGCTGTATCCAAATTAACGATTACAAGCGCCACACAAGATGGCGAAAGTGGCCGTATCGTCGTAAAGGGTGGCGAGGTCATCGAAAGAGAAGATATCCAGACAAGCCGAGGCACGACATTCCTTGTCGAAGACCTGTTCTACAACACGCCCGTACGCCGCACATTCCTCGGCAGTGAAACTTCCGAGTGCTCCCGCATTTTAGACATTGTCTTAAAAACAGCCATTTCGCACCCGGAAATCCGTTTTGACTATAAAGTTGGCGACAGGACGGTCTTTACAGGCGTTCCCGGAGAGCTCCGCAGCCGCATTGCCGAAGCCATTGGTTCCAAAGTGGCTAAAAGTTTATTGCCCGTCGACTACACCGAAGCGGGCGTCCATGTTTCGGGCTACATCTCCCCCACCACTGAGACAAACGGCAAGCGCAACCACCAATTCCTTTTCATGAGGAACCGTCCCATCGAAAACAAGATGGTAAGCAAGGCAGTTTCTCAAGCCTACGAGCCATACGGAGCGCAGTGCAAGCCTGTGACGGTGCTCTTCCTCGACATGCCGGACATGGAATTCGATATCAACGTGCACCCGGCAAAGCGTGAAGTCCGTTTTGCGAACGGAAACTTGGTATTCCTCGTCGTGACGCATGCCATTCGCGATACGTTTACTCGGGATTTGGAAGCAAATTCGCCATTTATCGACTTGAGCGACGAACTTATGGGAGGCCCGGCAGCGGCCCCGCAAACAACGCCTATGCGCTCCACAATGGCTGAAACGCCCGCGCAGCCTTCGTTTGCATCACCAGCCGCACCGACACAGCCACAAAACGACTTGCCGTGGGAAAATCCATTCGCGAAAACAAATTATGCAGGCATTACCCCTGCAAACACATCTGCTAATAAGCCATACGCAAAGTCCGCAAGTGCCGCGAATACGCTTTCGGACAAGAAGTCTAAATACGACGTAAGCGATGACGTTCAAGACCTGTTTTCGCTCCCCGAATACGGCAAGATTATTTCGCTGGAACCGGACCACACCAAGCCTGAACCACCGCGTGAAACGCCGTGGGCCCCGCCTTCGTTCTTCCAGATTGCAAACACGTATATCGCTGGCGAAGATTCCAACGGTCTCTTGATTATCGACCAGCACGCAGCCCATACACGCGTGCTCTTCGAACAAGCTATGGAATCGCTCCAGAACAACATCGCTCAAGACAGTCAGGAACTCTTGTTCCCCGAGCTCATCGACCTTTCTAAACAAGAAAAAGAAATATTCCGAAACGTCGATGATCAACTGCGCAAGCTAGGCTTCTTTGTCGAGCCATTTGGCGGTGACACCTTCCAGATTCGTTCCATCCCAAGTGCACTTCCGCTTTCGCGTGCCGCCAAAGCCGTTCACGATTTCTTGAACGATGTCGACGAAAACGATACCAAGAATGATATGGTCAAGTTCCAGGAAGCAATTGCAAAATCTTGGGCAAAAACAAACGCATACCAGGCAGGCGATAAGCTCAAGCCCGAAGAAATTACGGCACTCGTAAGCCAGCTGATGATTACGCAGGACCCGCTCAAGTCCCCCTTCGGAAGCCCCACTCTGATGCGCTTAACGCTTGAGGAACTGAGCAAGAAATTCAGACACTAG